The Shewanella sp. NFH-SH190041 genome has a window encoding:
- a CDS encoding recombinase family protein gives MRTFAYIRMTQFESDFDSKKADVLSKVQDLQPQRIFSDCVDIKVPAMNRPEFKNLIENRMEEGDKLVVAGLDGLGNGAANILQTLHNLTQKGILLQSLDIPFDDINSANLDNVFPVIHAIAEFDKKRLLESSITNSADLAPQAPVMPVTPPPAVAPTPAPAPQAVVEAAPLAPEPEPAPVVESNAPKVKIISPLFGEFQHIYTTTGDPVIELNSKITAGQIIATIDVKGLKNDVIATHSGIVKEIKVKSGEHVTIDQELLILE, from the coding sequence ATGAGAACATTTGCATACATAAGAATGACGCAATTTGAAAGTGACTTTGACAGCAAGAAAGCTGATGTACTCAGCAAAGTTCAGGACCTGCAACCACAGCGTATTTTTTCAGACTGTGTTGATATTAAAGTGCCAGCGATGAACCGGCCTGAGTTTAAAAACCTGATTGAAAACCGCATGGAAGAGGGAGACAAGCTGGTAGTGGCAGGGCTTGATGGCTTAGGTAATGGTGCCGCCAATATTCTGCAGACCCTACATAATCTGACCCAAAAAGGTATTTTACTGCAATCTTTGGATATTCCCTTTGATGATATCAACAGTGCCAATCTAGACAATGTATTCCCTGTCATTCATGCTATCGCAGAATTTGATAAAAAGCGCCTGCTAGAAAGTAGCATTACCAACAGCGCCGATTTAGCCCCTCAAGCCCCGGTGATGCCAGTGACACCACCGCCAGCTGTCGCACCAACACCGGCACCCGCCCCTCAGGCAGTCGTTGAAGCGGCACCACTGGCTCCAGAACCTGAGCCGGCGCCTGTCGTAGAAAGCAATGCCCCTAAAGTGAAAATCATCAGCCCACTGTTTGGTGAGTTTCAGCATATCTACACCACAACCGGCGATCCTGTGATTGAACTGAACAGTAAAATTACCGCAGGACAGATTATCGCCACCATTGATGTAAAAGGGCTAAAAAATGATGTTATCGCGACCCACTCAGGCATAGTCAAAGAGATTAAGGTCAAATCCGGTGAGCATGTCACCATAGATCAGGAACTGCTGATCCTCGAATAA
- a CDS encoding DedA family protein — protein sequence MLDSIYTVLSALWHQDFNALLTPGSAVLIYLCVGTLIFLESGFIPAAPFPCDSVVVLSGTLAAVGVIDPIAILLLILVCAAMGSWMAYLQGRWLNRLPVVQRWVNAVPSEKLQTVDKLLGRHGLVALFTARFIPVVRSLLPLMMGMRVKEAPKFHYFSWLSAILWTLLLVGLGYILPSLPEPISKTVTMGLMAAPVITFCVALTSWLVFKLRSRLKRSI from the coding sequence ATGCTGGACTCCATTTACACGGTTTTATCTGCCCTATGGCATCAGGATTTTAATGCCTTGTTGACCCCAGGCAGTGCAGTACTGATTTACTTATGTGTCGGTACGTTAATTTTTCTTGAAAGCGGTTTTATTCCTGCCGCGCCTTTTCCTTGTGACTCTGTCGTTGTGCTGTCTGGCACCTTGGCCGCCGTGGGAGTGATTGATCCCATAGCTATTTTATTGCTTATTCTAGTATGCGCAGCCATGGGGAGTTGGATGGCTTATTTGCAGGGGCGTTGGTTAAACCGTTTACCTGTCGTGCAGCGTTGGGTCAATGCCGTGCCATCGGAGAAACTGCAAACCGTGGATAAGTTGCTGGGTCGCCATGGTTTAGTTGCATTATTTACCGCCAGATTTATTCCTGTAGTACGCTCTTTGCTGCCATTAATGATGGGCATGCGGGTGAAAGAAGCGCCTAAATTTCATTATTTCTCTTGGCTCAGTGCCATTTTATGGACGCTGCTATTGGTGGGGTTGGGCTATATTCTGCCATCCCTGCCTGAGCCTATCAGTAAAACGGTGACCATGGGGTTGATGGCTGCGCCAGTTATCACCTTCTGTGTGGCACTGACCAGTTGGCTGGTGTTTAAACTCAGAAGTCGACTAAAACGCAGTATTTGA
- a CDS encoding DedA family protein, which translates to MLDSICTVLTALWHQDFTTLMAPGSATLIYLCVGTLILLESGFIPAAPLPCDSVVILSGTLAAVGVVEPWVIFTLIMSCAAIGSWLASLQGMWLNRLPLVQRWVQSVPPAKLQTVDKLLSRHGLVALFCARFIPVVRSLLPLMMGMRVQRKRSFQYFAWFSAFIWSCLLVGMGYMLPSLPENISRVVTMMLMAAPVITLCIGVSSWIIYKFRGRLKKSV; encoded by the coding sequence ATGCTGGACTCCATTTGTACAGTATTGACTGCGCTGTGGCATCAGGATTTTACGACCCTGATGGCCCCGGGCAGTGCGACCCTGATTTATCTGTGTGTCGGTACTCTTATTCTGCTGGAAAGCGGCTTTATTCCGGCTGCGCCGCTACCCTGTGATTCTGTGGTGATCTTGTCCGGTACCTTAGCTGCGGTTGGGGTGGTGGAACCTTGGGTGATTTTTACCTTAATTATGAGTTGTGCGGCCATTGGCAGTTGGTTGGCCAGTTTGCAAGGAATGTGGCTTAATCGGCTTCCCCTTGTGCAGCGCTGGGTGCAGTCGGTGCCCCCGGCAAAATTACAGACGGTTGATAAACTGTTGAGTCGTCATGGTCTGGTAGCTCTGTTTTGTGCCCGGTTTATTCCTGTTGTGCGCTCTTTATTGCCATTGATGATGGGCATGCGGGTGCAGCGTAAGCGTAGTTTCCAGTATTTTGCTTGGTTTAGTGCATTTATCTGGAGCTGTTTGCTGGTTGGTATGGGCTATATGCTGCCATCGTTGCCGGAGAACATCAGCCGGGTTGTGACCATGATGCTGATGGCAGCGCCTGTGATTACCTTGTGTATCGGGGTCAGCAGCTGGATTATTTATAAATTCCGTGGTCGGCTGAAAAAGTCAGTCTGA
- the priA gene encoding primosomal protein N': MSLFVEVALPVPMRQNFSYLVPTTAPFPPQIGARVKVPFGRQQLIGLITNITDQCALPAAQIKAVSEFLDPEPVLSEPLYKLTQWAARYYFCSLGQMLNQSLPAALRKGADASRQSITQLRLTPAGTEADIGTLKRAPAQGKLLQELSRQPLTDEEFNALELSKSALKALCDKGWVEKHELVQQPDLSWRTQLEMDETPHKLNQEQAVAVTAINQQDGFCCSLLEGVTGSGKTEVYLAVLEHCLSQGKQALILVPEIGLTPQTINRFRRRFKVKVAVIHSGLTDNARLNAWRQARCGEAAIIIGTRSALFTPMAFPGIIILDEEHDASFKQQEGVGYHARDLAVMRGHLEQIPVILGSATPSLETLNNAINSRYHHFPLTKRAGAAQQVRQGLIDIRSQPLTAGLSQPLINEMRMHLNAGNQVLLFLNRRGFAPALICHECGYLHECDRCDAFFTLHQSLGEICCHHCGNQYPIPRQCHQCGSTMLAGQGIGTEQLAGTLQKLFPDYPVVRIDRDTTRLKGSLEEHLAAIQRGEYKILVGTQMLAKGHHFPDVTLVGLLDVDGALFSADFRAPERFGQLYTQVAGRAGRAAKPGTVLLQTSQGENPLLRDLMQRGYGEFARSQLLERQQALLPPAWHMVLVRAEAHQAEDADAFLRAMADILPKDAEFEVIGPMPAPLDRKAGKYRRQLLFQAKARHRLQIETERMLQQVNQLPSVKKCRWSLDRDPQDLL, encoded by the coding sequence ATGTCCCTATTTGTTGAAGTCGCACTGCCAGTTCCTATGCGGCAGAACTTCAGTTATTTAGTGCCCACTACCGCACCTTTTCCCCCTCAAATTGGTGCCAGAGTGAAAGTACCATTTGGTCGACAACAATTAATCGGATTAATCACCAATATTACCGATCAATGTGCGTTGCCAGCAGCCCAGATAAAAGCGGTCAGCGAGTTCCTTGATCCTGAACCGGTATTATCCGAGCCCTTGTATAAGTTGACTCAATGGGCCGCCAGATACTACTTCTGCAGCCTAGGACAAATGCTCAACCAATCCCTGCCAGCTGCGCTACGCAAAGGGGCCGATGCCAGTCGCCAAAGTATCACCCAGCTCAGATTAACACCGGCGGGCACTGAAGCCGATATCGGGACATTAAAACGGGCACCCGCTCAAGGTAAGCTCTTACAAGAACTTAGTCGTCAGCCATTGACCGACGAAGAGTTTAACGCCCTTGAGTTAAGTAAATCCGCGCTCAAGGCATTGTGCGATAAGGGCTGGGTAGAAAAACATGAGTTGGTACAACAACCCGATCTAAGCTGGCGTACCCAGTTAGAGATGGATGAAACACCACATAAACTGAATCAGGAACAAGCGGTTGCCGTTACCGCCATAAACCAGCAGGACGGATTCTGCTGCAGTTTGCTAGAAGGGGTCACGGGCTCAGGCAAGACAGAAGTCTATCTCGCAGTACTTGAGCATTGTCTTAGCCAAGGAAAGCAGGCGCTGATCCTGGTGCCAGAAATTGGTCTGACCCCACAAACAATCAACCGCTTTCGCCGGCGTTTTAAAGTCAAGGTTGCGGTTATTCACTCAGGCTTAACCGATAACGCTCGCCTAAATGCTTGGCGTCAAGCCCGCTGTGGGGAAGCCGCGATTATTATCGGTACCCGCTCAGCGTTATTCACCCCCATGGCGTTTCCCGGCATTATTATCTTGGATGAAGAGCATGACGCCAGCTTTAAACAACAAGAAGGGGTGGGGTACCACGCCCGGGATCTCGCCGTAATGCGCGGCCACCTGGAGCAGATCCCAGTCATTCTCGGCAGTGCCACCCCGTCACTGGAAACCCTGAATAACGCCATCAATAGCCGTTACCATCATTTTCCGCTTACCAAGCGCGCCGGCGCCGCACAACAGGTACGCCAAGGGCTTATCGATATTCGCAGTCAACCACTCACAGCTGGGTTATCCCAACCCCTGATCAATGAAATGCGCATGCATCTTAATGCGGGGAATCAAGTGCTGCTATTTCTGAATCGCCGCGGTTTTGCCCCGGCGCTGATCTGCCATGAATGTGGTTACCTACATGAATGTGATCGCTGTGATGCCTTTTTTACCCTGCACCAATCACTGGGTGAGATTTGCTGCCACCATTGCGGCAATCAATATCCTATCCCGAGGCAGTGCCATCAATGCGGCAGCACCATGTTGGCCGGTCAAGGTATTGGTACTGAGCAGCTAGCCGGTACGTTGCAAAAACTGTTTCCGGATTACCCTGTGGTGCGGATTGATCGAGATACAACCCGACTCAAAGGTTCCTTGGAAGAGCATTTAGCCGCAATCCAACGGGGAGAGTATAAAATTCTCGTTGGCACCCAAATGTTGGCCAAAGGGCACCATTTCCCAGACGTGACCTTGGTGGGGCTACTGGATGTGGATGGTGCTTTGTTCAGTGCCGATTTTCGCGCCCCCGAACGCTTCGGCCAGCTTTACACCCAGGTGGCAGGCCGCGCTGGTCGCGCAGCAAAGCCCGGCACGGTATTGCTGCAAACGTCTCAAGGTGAAAACCCACTACTGCGTGACTTAATGCAACGGGGATATGGTGAGTTTGCTCGAAGCCAACTGCTGGAGCGGCAACAAGCCTTGTTACCTCCCGCATGGCATATGGTACTTGTAAGAGCCGAGGCTCATCAGGCAGAAGATGCCGATGCGTTTTTGCGGGCAATGGCTGATATATTGCCTAAAGATGCTGAATTTGAAGTGATTGGGCCAATGCCTGCACCGCTGGACCGAAAAGCGGGTAAATATCGTCGCCAACTCCTGTTTCAAGCTAAGGCCCGCCACCGACTGCAAATAGAAACTGAACGCATGCTACAGCAAGTCAACCAGTTACCTAGCGTCAAAAAATGCCGTTGGAGCCTAGATCGCGATCCACAGGATTTACTCTAA
- the rpmE gene encoding 50S ribosomal protein L31 yields the protein MKPGIHPEYAEITATCTCGNVIKVNSTAGKPLHLDVCGACHPFYTGTQKVVDTGGRIDKFNKRFGMLGKK from the coding sequence ATGAAACCAGGTATCCATCCTGAATACGCAGAAATCACTGCAACTTGTACTTGTGGCAACGTTATCAAGGTAAACTCTACCGCTGGTAAGCCTCTGCACCTGGACGTATGTGGTGCTTGTCACCCATTCTACACCGGTACTCAGAAAGTTGTTGATACCGGCGGTCGTATCGACAAGTTCAACAAGCGTTTCGGTATGCTGGGCAAGAAGTAA
- a CDS encoding malic enzyme-like NAD(P)-binding protein, which produces MTDLRQQALDYHEFPVPGKTAVSLTKPAQTSKDLALAYSPGVAEPVREIASNPTDAYRYTNKGNTVAVISNGTAILGLGNLGPLASKPVMEGKALLFKRFANIDATDIEVKHRTVDEFINTVEAIADTFGGINLEDIKAPECFEIERELIERCQVPVFHDDQHGTAIVTAAGMINALEIQGKELCKAVFVCMGAGAAAIACMTMLVKCGAQRENIYMLDRQGVLHTRREDLNEYKALFANNTDKRTLQDVIAGADVFLGLSGPDLLSIDDIALMSDKPIIFACSNPDPEIKPELAHQARHDLIMGTGRSDYPNQVNNVLCFPFIFRGALDVRARRINDEMKLAAVNAIAKLAKEPVPDVVLAAYEGVKSMQFGPEYVLPKPMDPRLLPRIAKAVAQAAIDSGVATVESLPDNYMAE; this is translated from the coding sequence ATGACAGACCTTCGTCAACAAGCGCTTGATTATCATGAATTCCCTGTGCCGGGGAAAACTGCTGTCAGTCTGACCAAACCAGCTCAGACCAGTAAAGATTTAGCTTTGGCTTATAGTCCGGGCGTCGCAGAGCCGGTGCGGGAAATTGCATCTAATCCGACGGATGCTTACCGCTATACCAATAAAGGCAATACGGTTGCTGTTATCTCAAATGGTACCGCGATTTTGGGGTTAGGCAATTTAGGGCCGCTTGCTTCAAAACCTGTGATGGAAGGTAAGGCATTATTATTCAAACGGTTTGCTAATATCGACGCGACAGATATTGAAGTGAAGCATCGTACGGTTGATGAGTTTATTAATACTGTTGAAGCAATAGCAGATACGTTTGGCGGCATTAATCTGGAAGATATTAAGGCGCCAGAGTGTTTTGAAATTGAGCGTGAGTTAATTGAGCGCTGTCAGGTACCGGTGTTTCATGATGATCAGCATGGTACAGCTATTGTGACAGCTGCTGGGATGATTAATGCGCTGGAGATTCAGGGCAAGGAATTGTGTAAGGCTGTGTTTGTCTGCATGGGGGCTGGCGCTGCTGCCATTGCCTGTATGACCATGTTGGTTAAATGCGGAGCGCAGCGGGAAAATATTTATATGCTTGATCGTCAAGGCGTGTTGCATACCCGTCGTGAGGATCTGAATGAATATAAAGCACTATTTGCTAATAATACCGATAAGCGTACTTTGCAGGATGTGATTGCTGGGGCTGATGTTTTCTTAGGTTTGTCAGGGCCGGATTTACTCAGTATTGATGATATTGCCCTAATGTCGGATAAGCCGATCATTTTCGCCTGTTCAAACCCAGATCCAGAAATTAAGCCTGAGTTGGCGCATCAGGCGCGTCATGATCTGATTATGGGGACTGGCCGCAGTGATTATCCGAATCAGGTAAATAATGTGCTCTGTTTCCCTTTTATTTTCCGTGGTGCGCTAGATGTTCGAGCACGGCGCATTAATGATGAGATGAAGTTAGCAGCAGTAAACGCCATTGCCAAGTTGGCCAAAGAGCCGGTCCCCGATGTGGTGCTGGCAGCTTATGAGGGCGTAAAAAGTATGCAGTTTGGGCCAGAATATGTATTACCCAAACCAATGGATCCCCGTTTATTACCTCGGATTGCCAAGGCGGTTGCTCAGGCTGCAATTGACTCCGGGGTTGCTACGGTAGAGTCCCTACCGGACAATTATATGGCAGAGTAA